The following proteins are encoded in a genomic region of Fusarium oxysporum f. sp. lycopersici 4287 chromosome 1, whole genome shotgun sequence:
- a CDS encoding 60S ribosomal protein L36, which produces MAAETARSGLAVGLNKGHKTTPRVVKPRVSRTKGHLSKRTAFVREVVKEVAGLAPYERRVIELLRNSKDKRARKLAKKRLGTFGRAKAKVDELQRVIAEARRTGH; this is translated from the exons ATGGCCGCTGAAACCGCTCGATCTGGCCTGGCCGTCGGCCTCAACAAGGGTCAC AAAACCACTCCCCGTGTCGTCAAGCCCCGTGTTTCCCGAACCAAGGGTCACCTGAGCAAGCGCACTGCTTTCGTCCGTGAGGTCGTCAAGGAGGTTGCTGG CCTTGCTCCCTACGAGCGCCGAGTCATTGAGTTGCTCCGCAACTCCAAGGACAAGCGTGCCCGTAAGCTCGCCAAGAAGAGA CTCGGTACCTTCGGCCgtgccaaggccaaggtcgaCGAGCTCCAGCGCGTCATTGCTGAGGCCCGCCGTACTGGTCACTAA
- a CDS encoding proteasome component PUP3 — MSSPFSINGGACVAMVGKDCVAIACDLRLGLQALTVSNNFPKIFQYGDVFLGLTGLATDVNTVSDLFRYKVNMYRLREERSIAPRTFANLVSSSLYERRFGPYFVSPVVAGLDPKTGKPFICGFDSIGCIDFAKDFIVSGTASEQLFGMCEGLWEPDLVCK, encoded by the exons ATG TCATCTCCTTTCTCGATAA acGGCGGCGCCTGTGTCGCCATGGTCGGAAAGGACTGTGTCGCCATCGCATGCGATCTTCGCCTCGGTCTCCAGGCTCTGACTGTGTCCAACAATTTCCCCAAGATCTTCCAGTACGGCGACGTCTTCTTAGGTCTCACTGGCCTGGCTACCGATGTCAACACCGTGAGCGACCTCTTCCGCTACAAGGTCAACATGTATCGCCTGCGTGAGGAGCGCTCCATCGCCCCTCGAACTTTTGCCAACCTCGTTTCCTCATCTCTCTACGAGCGCCGTTTTGGACCTTACTTTGTGTCTCCTGTCGTTGCTGGTCTTGATCCTAAGACTGGCAAGCCTTTTATCTGTGGTTTCGATAGTATTGGCTGTATCGACTTTGCCAAGGACTTCATTGTCTCTGGCACCGCTTCGGAGCAGCTCTTTGGCATGTGCGAGGGTCTCTGGGAGCCTGATCTGGTATGCAAATAA
- a CDS encoding proteasome component PUP3, whose translation MSSPFSINGGACVAMVGKDCVAIACDLRLGLQALTVSNNFPKIFQYGDVFLGLTGLATDVNTVSDLFRYKVNMYRLREERSIAPRTFANLVSSSLYERRFGPYFVSPVVAGLDPKTGKPFICGFDSIGCIDFAKDFIVSGTASEQLFGMCEGLWEPDLEPDALFETISQSLLNAVDRDALSGWGAHVYIIEKDKVTKRLLKGRQD comes from the exons ATG TCATCTCCTTTCTCGATAA acGGCGGCGCCTGTGTCGCCATGGTCGGAAAGGACTGTGTCGCCATCGCATGCGATCTTCGCCTCGGTCTCCAGGCTCTGACTGTGTCCAACAATTTCCCCAAGATCTTCCAGTACGGCGACGTCTTCTTAGGTCTCACTGGCCTGGCTACCGATGTCAACACCGTGAGCGACCTCTTCCGCTACAAGGTCAACATGTATCGCCTGCGTGAGGAGCGCTCCATCGCCCCTCGAACTTTTGCCAACCTCGTTTCCTCATCTCTCTACGAGCGCCGTTTTGGACCTTACTTTGTGTCTCCTGTCGTTGCTGGTCTTGATCCTAAGACTGGCAAGCCTTTTATCTGTGGTTTCGATAGTATTGGCTGTATCGACTTTGCCAAGGACTTCATTGTCTCTGGCACCGCTTCGGAGCAGCTCTTTGGCATGTGCGAGGGTCTCTGGGAGCCTGATCTG gAACCCGATGCCCTCTTTGAGACCATCTCTCAGTCGTTGCTCAACGCTGTTGACCGTGATGCCCTTTCGGGCTGGGGTGCCCACGTTTACATTATCGAGAAGGACAAGGTTACCAAGCGATTACTAAAGGGACGACAGGACTAG
- a CDS encoding proteasome component PUP3 has protein sequence MVGKDCVAIACDLRLGLQALTVSNNFPKIFQYGDVFLGLTGLATDVNTVSDLFRYKVNMYRLREERSIAPRTFANLVSSSLYERRFGPYFVSPVVAGLDPKTGKPFICGFDSIGCIDFAKDFIVSGTASEQLFGMCEGLWEPDLEPDALFETISQSLLNAVDRDALSGWGAHVYIIEKDKVTKRLLKGRQD, from the exons ATGGTCGGAAAGGACTGTGTCGCCATCGCATGCGATCTTCGCCTCGGTCTCCAGGCTCTGACTGTGTCCAACAATTTCCCCAAGATCTTCCAGTACGGCGACGTCTTCTTAGGTCTCACTGGCCTGGCTACCGATGTCAACACCGTGAGCGACCTCTTCCGCTACAAGGTCAACATGTATCGCCTGCGTGAGGAGCGCTCCATCGCCCCTCGAACTTTTGCCAACCTCGTTTCCTCATCTCTCTACGAGCGCCGTTTTGGACCTTACTTTGTGTCTCCTGTCGTTGCTGGTCTTGATCCTAAGACTGGCAAGCCTTTTATCTGTGGTTTCGATAGTATTGGCTGTATCGACTTTGCCAAGGACTTCATTGTCTCTGGCACCGCTTCGGAGCAGCTCTTTGGCATGTGCGAGGGTCTCTGGGAGCCTGATCTG gAACCCGATGCCCTCTTTGAGACCATCTCTCAGTCGTTGCTCAACGCTGTTGACCGTGATGCCCTTTCGGGCTGGGGTGCCCACGTTTACATTATCGAGAAGGACAAGGTTACCAAGCGATTACTAAAGGGACGACAGGACTAG
- a CDS encoding trehalose-6-phosphate hydrolase produces MGSTDQSLRAWWKESSVYQVYPASYQDSTGSGVGDLKGIISRVDYLKDLGVDIVWLSPIFKSPQVDMGYDISDYYTIDPPYGDVSDVDVLKDKLHERGMKLVLDLVMNHTSDQHEWFRESRKSKDNPYRDWYIWKPAKYDSEGNRHPPNNWDAHFQGSAWEYDETTDEYYLCLFCKQQPDLNWENPAVRKQVHDVMRFWLDRGTDGFRMDVINFVSKDQAFPDSDKTVLRGHEFYACGPRCHEFLKEIGAILQEYDAFSVGEMPCVHDERELIKAVRGDRGELSMIFHFELMDLDHGVGGKFTPRSWDLSELKSTTLKWQKFMYDNEGWNALYLENHDQPRAVSRFVHDDAEHRVDSAKLIAIFLGFQSGTPFIYQGQEIGMTNVPRDWDLEEYKDLDCLRHWDLHRNDDEAARNSYKVEYQKKSRDNARTPMQWDASPNAGFTTADAKPWMRVNDNYKEINAASQTSDPNSVYGCYRKVLQRRKEFLDIFVYGNFQLVDESNEKVFAYSRRAGNGETALIVCNFTTDTVAWSLPGKTREVLVSSAGRTVDDLNSGETKLAPCEAFAVLLE; encoded by the exons ATGGGTAGCACGGATCAAAGTTTGCGAGCCTGGTGGAAAGAGAGCTCGGTGTATCAAGTGTACCCTGCATCTTATCAAGATTCCACTGGCTCTGGTGTTGGAGACCTGAAAGGCATTATCTCTCGAGTTGATTACCTCAAAGACTTGGGGGTCGATATCGTATGGCTTTCACCAATCTTCAAGAGCCCTCAGGTTGATATG GGGTATGATATCAGCGACTATTACACAATCGACCCTCCATATGGTGATGTCTCAGATGTTGATgtcctcaaggacaagctcCACGAACGAGGCATGAAGCTCGTCCTCGACCTGGTCATGAATCATACCAGTGATCAGCATGAGTGGTTCAGGGAGTCTCGAAAGTCCAAGGACAACCCTTATCGTGATTGGTATATCTGGAAGCCTGCAAAGTACGATTCCGAAGGGAACAGACACCCTCCCAACAACTGGGATGCTCATTTCCAAG GAAGTGCCTGGGAGTACGACGAGACCACAGATGAATACTATCTCTGCCTCTTCTGCAAGCAACAGCCAGATCTTAACTGGGAGAATCCTGCAGTCAGAAAACAAGTTCACGATGTCATGCGCTTCTGGCTCGACAGAGGCACCGATGGTTTCCGCATGGATGTTATCAACTTTGTTAGTAAGGACCAGGCATTCCCCGACTCTGACAAGACTGTACTTCGCGGTCATGAATTCTATGCTTGTGGTCCCCGATGTCACGAGTTTCTCAAAGAGATTGGTGCTATTCTGCAAGAGTACGATGCTTTCAGCGTGGGTGAGATGCCCTGTGTGCACGATGAGCGTGAGTTGATTAAGGCTGTTCGTGGTGACCGTGGAGAGTTGAGCATGATTTTCCACTTTGAGTT GATGGATCTTGATCATGGCGTCGGCGGCAAGTTCACACCTAGATCCTGGGACCTTTCTGAGCTCAAATCTACCACCCTCAAGTGGCAGAAGTTCATGTACGACAATGAAGGCTGGAACGCTCTTTACTTGGAGAACCACGACCAACCACGGGCTGTCAGCCGCTTTGTTCACGATGACGCCGAGCATCGGGTGGATAGTGCGAAGCTTATCGCCATCTTCCTGGGTTTCCAGTCGGGCACCCCTTTTATTTACCAAGGACAGGAGATTGGGATGACCAATGTCCCTAGGGACTGGGACTTGGAAGAATACAAGGACCTTGACTGCCTTCGACATTGGGA TCTTCACAGAAACGATGATGAGGCGGCTCGGAACTCCTATAAGGTCGAGTATCAGAAGAAGTCTCGTGACAATGCCAGAACTCCCATGCAATGGGACGCAAGCCCCAACGCTGGCTTTACTACTGCCGATGCTAAGCCTTGGATGAGAGTCAATGATAACTACAAGGAAATCAACGCTGCATCCCAGACTTCAGACCCCAACTCTGTGTATGGCTGCTACCGCAAGGTTCTGCAGAGACGAAAGGAGTTCCTAGACATATTTGTATATGGAAACTTCCAACTCGTTGACGAGTCCAACGAGAAGGTCTTTGCATACTCACGAAGGGCCGGCAACGGAGAGACTGCTCTCATCGTATGTAACTTCACAACTGATACAGTTGCGTGGTCTTTGCCTGGCAAGACTCGAGAGGTGCTGGTCAGTTCTGCTGGAAGGACAGTTGATGATTTAAACAGTGGCGAGACCAAACTGGCACCTTGCGAAGCCTTTGCCGTCCTGCTCGAGTAG
- a CDS encoding hypothetical protein (At least one base has a quality score < 10) gives MCRSWTRPGGSPGFRTMRQRRVLYVHCCPGIEMAPPLVQELEFSVSKMMVMHRECDPWHWNSCDLYVWGGCDYKSVHAGPCPRAKWVGCHPSYRAQGIPRQRSPEVCENHLWLY, from the coding sequence ATGTGTCGATCGTGGACCAGACCGGGGGGGTCACCGGGGTTCAGGACGATGAGACAGAGGCGGGTGTTGTACGTACACTGTTGTCCTGGTATAGAAATGGCACCACCTCTGGTGCAGGAACTGGAGTTCTCGGTCTcgaagatgatggtgatgcaTCGCGAGTGTGATCCGTGGCATTGGAATAGTTGCGATCTCTATGTGTGGGGCGGCTGTGACTATAAGAGCGTCCACGCTGGTCCTTGCCCGCGAGCGAAGTGGGTAGGCTGCCATCCGAGCTATCGCGCCCAGGGAATTCCTCGCCAAAGAAGCCCTGAAGTTTGCGAAAACCACCTCTGGTTATACTAG